From the Solibacillus sp. FSL R5-0449 genome, one window contains:
- a CDS encoding ribonuclease J has translation MLNTENTLSIFALGGINEIGKNMYVIEYGQELVIVDCGGKFADQSLLGVDLIIPDLSYLEENKHKIKALVVTHGHEDHIGGIPYLLRKINIPIYASRFTLGLIELKLKEHKLLRDTELNEINAESQIRFDQLSLTFFKTSHSIPDCLGIVFHTPEGKVIHTGDFKFDFTPVNDQASDIHKMAALGSEGVLALISESTNAERRGFTPSEQVIGGHLDEAFQKATGKIFISTFASNVNRIQQIVDAAKKTNRKIVLLGRSMVNVTSVAMRLGNLDIPDWMLIEPRELKELPPERAVILCTGSQGEPLAALSRLSTGRNRDVKVVQGDTVIFAASPIPGNEKDVSKIVDNLFQLGAKVIYGNSSITGMHVSGHGYQEDLKMMLTLMKPKYFIPIHGEYRMLHIHRELAEAVGVEKGNTFILKNGEIVDIKGGEARQTRSIPAGDTYVDGTGSDEVGEIVLRDRKQLSEDGMLVIVVTISKFDGSIISGPDSISRGFVYARESEGLINDINEIAQAAVENFNESNPFAMKKAIKHAVDQYIFTLKMKKPMILPIIIEI, from the coding sequence TTGCTAAATACTGAAAACACACTATCTATCTTCGCACTCGGCGGCATTAATGAAATCGGAAAAAATATGTATGTCATTGAATATGGGCAAGAATTAGTTATCGTTGACTGTGGCGGGAAATTTGCGGATCAAAGTTTATTAGGTGTCGATTTGATCATCCCGGATTTAAGTTATTTGGAGGAAAATAAACATAAAATCAAAGCTTTAGTTGTAACGCATGGACATGAGGATCATATTGGCGGCATCCCGTATTTGCTGAGAAAAATTAATATTCCCATTTATGCATCCAGATTTACACTCGGGTTAATAGAATTAAAATTAAAGGAGCATAAACTGCTCCGCGATACGGAGTTAAATGAAATAAATGCAGAATCTCAAATTCGTTTCGACCAATTATCTCTCACATTCTTTAAAACAAGTCACAGTATCCCTGACTGTTTAGGGATTGTTTTTCATACGCCTGAAGGGAAAGTAATTCATACAGGGGACTTCAAATTTGATTTTACGCCTGTAAATGATCAAGCATCAGATATTCACAAAATGGCAGCCCTCGGTTCAGAAGGGGTGCTTGCATTAATTTCCGAAAGTACAAACGCTGAACGTCGGGGCTTTACGCCTTCCGAGCAAGTAATTGGCGGTCATTTGGATGAGGCGTTTCAAAAGGCTACTGGAAAAATCTTTATTTCTACATTTGCATCCAATGTAAACCGGATTCAGCAAATCGTTGACGCAGCAAAAAAGACAAATCGAAAAATTGTTCTTTTAGGTCGCAGCATGGTCAATGTTACCTCGGTAGCGATGCGACTTGGCAACTTGGATATTCCGGATTGGATGCTTATCGAACCAAGAGAGCTGAAAGAATTACCGCCGGAACGTGCAGTAATATTATGTACGGGAAGCCAAGGGGAACCATTAGCTGCGCTTTCCAGACTCTCAACGGGGCGTAATAGAGATGTTAAAGTCGTCCAAGGCGATACAGTTATTTTTGCAGCTTCTCCGATACCGGGAAATGAAAAAGATGTTTCGAAAATCGTTGATAATCTGTTTCAGCTTGGCGCAAAAGTAATTTACGGAAATTCAAGCATTACCGGTATGCACGTTTCTGGACATGGCTATCAAGAAGATTTAAAGATGATGCTGACACTTATGAAGCCTAAATATTTCATTCCAATTCACGGTGAATACCGTATGCTTCATATTCATCGTGAATTGGCGGAAGCGGTTGGCGTTGAAAAAGGAAATACATTTATCCTTAAAAATGGTGAGATTGTCGATATTAAAGGTGGGGAAGCAAGGCAAACACGGTCCATTCCAGCCGGAGATACGTATGTGGATGGTACGGGAAGTGATGAAGTCGGTGAAATCGTACTTCGGGACAGAAAACAGCTATCCGAAGATGGGATGCTCGTTATTGTCGTGACAATCAGTAAATTCGATGGGTCCATTATTTCAGGTCCGGACAGTATTTCACGCGGATTTGTCTATGCAAGAGAATCAGAAGGATTAATAAATGATATTAATGAAATTGCTCAAGCAGCCGTTGAAAACTTTAATGAATCCAATCCCTTTGCCATGAAAAAAGCGATTAAGCACGCGGTAGACCAATATATCTTTACTTTAAAAATGAAAAAGCCGATGATCTTACCGATTATTATTGAAATATAA
- a CDS encoding GNAT family N-acetyltransferase, producing the protein MKKVTLIPQALSYAKEIHRLSQAPEVKNALGLPTQSVEDTENFIINTLMEESEGRTISRLILNEEDKLIGITTLMFIDQSNKQCHIGSWIGVDYWGQGYNLASKIELLKIAFEYLHLEVVFAGARTVNLRSQKAQEKLPFISLNIEKQFPEEHLLLEKRQKQPCILNAVFRDDFLNYLYPTQKERKI; encoded by the coding sequence ATGAAAAAAGTAACATTAATTCCGCAAGCACTTAGCTATGCTAAAGAAATCCATCGTTTATCTCAGGCACCCGAGGTGAAGAATGCACTCGGACTTCCAACTCAATCTGTGGAAGATACGGAAAACTTTATTATTAATACATTAATGGAGGAATCTGAAGGAAGAACGATTTCCCGTTTAATTTTGAATGAAGAGGACAAATTGATCGGAATCACTACATTGATGTTTATCGATCAATCCAATAAGCAGTGCCATATCGGAAGCTGGATTGGCGTGGATTATTGGGGACAAGGCTATAATCTGGCTTCTAAAATCGAACTTTTGAAAATCGCATTCGAATACTTACACCTAGAAGTAGTATTCGCCGGTGCGCGCACAGTCAATTTACGTTCTCAAAAAGCACAGGAAAAGCTTCCGTTCATCTCTTTAAATATTGAAAAACAATTTCCGGAAGAACATTTACTGCTGGAAAAAAGACAAAAGCAACCGTGTATTTTAAATGCTGTTTTCAGGGATGACTTTCTTAATTATTTATACCCAACACAAAAAGAGCGGAAAATTTAG
- a CDS encoding bifunctional 2',3'-cyclic-nucleotide 2'-phosphodiesterase/3'-nucleotidase yields the protein MLKKLSASALTLTLLASGMSAVSAAPTTTNEDMTRGEFVKAVIDALGVEVGTGQTVKFQDVPDSLKPYIEKAVELKLIKGKTPTKFAPNEKLTRTHAFLIAARGLQDEETYSEKVLDQFKDANKIGQGNRQEMAKAVGTGLLTGFEDGTIRPNDFVTKAQMQKILQRFLEEYSPVEANTTVSLRILGTTDIHTNIMNYDYYKDTPSNSLGLAKTALLIEKAREENPNTVLFDNGDAIQGTPLGSYIQSVAKLKDGEVHPSIAAMIALDYDVATFGNHEFNYGLEFLDEVTDDAPFPYVNANVRNAATKELMYKPYVMIEKEVVDSNGEKTTINIGVTGIVPPQILKWDKANLEGKVTVDDSVEAVKAVVPQMKEAGADVVVVLSHSGIGDATHEKGEEDVSYLLSTIEDVDAIITGHAHGVFPGKVDSSITNVDIEKGTMNGKPMVMAGKFGSHLGVIDLELEKKDDAWDVTTGTGAVREIAKDNDAVSTEVVESVKEAHEGTIKYVRQAVGTTTANIHSYFSQVQDDPSIQIVTDAQSIYVKEKLKGTAYENLPVLSAGAPFKAGTRSDPEYYTFVPKGELAIKNVADLYLYDNTLAMLKVTGADVKEWLEMSAGQFNQIDVAKSDEQQLINEEYRSYNYDVIDGVTYEIDVTQPAKYDENGNVVNEQASRIVNLQYNGKPIDEAQEFIVATNNYRANGTFPGVRNATAVEIYPDENRQAIIDYILAEKTIDPSADGNWKFAPIPDSVNVVFESSKKAVDVLDENSAIKYIGEGTDGFGKYGLKTK from the coding sequence ATGTTGAAAAAACTATCTGCTTCGGCCTTAACGCTAACACTTTTAGCAAGCGGCATGTCAGCAGTTTCAGCGGCACCAACAACTACGAATGAAGATATGACACGTGGAGAGTTTGTGAAGGCCGTAATTGATGCATTGGGAGTAGAGGTCGGTACTGGACAAACTGTAAAATTCCAGGATGTACCTGATTCTCTTAAACCGTATATTGAAAAAGCGGTGGAATTAAAGTTAATCAAAGGAAAAACTCCAACTAAATTTGCACCGAACGAAAAACTGACACGCACACATGCTTTTCTTATTGCGGCAAGAGGATTACAAGATGAGGAAACATATTCTGAAAAGGTATTGGATCAGTTTAAAGATGCAAACAAAATCGGACAAGGCAATCGCCAGGAAATGGCCAAAGCAGTAGGGACAGGATTACTGACAGGTTTTGAAGACGGCACGATCCGCCCGAACGATTTTGTAACAAAAGCACAGATGCAAAAAATTCTGCAGCGCTTTTTGGAAGAATACAGCCCGGTAGAAGCAAATACGACGGTTTCTCTACGTATTTTAGGTACGACAGATATTCACACAAATATTATGAACTATGATTATTACAAAGATACGCCATCGAACAGTTTAGGTTTGGCAAAAACTGCGCTACTAATCGAAAAAGCACGTGAAGAAAATCCAAATACAGTGCTGTTTGACAATGGAGATGCAATACAAGGAACGCCACTTGGCTCTTATATTCAGTCCGTAGCAAAATTAAAAGACGGCGAAGTTCACCCGTCTATTGCAGCTATGATCGCACTAGATTATGATGTAGCGACATTCGGTAACCACGAGTTTAACTACGGTTTGGAATTTCTAGATGAAGTAACAGATGATGCGCCATTCCCATATGTTAATGCCAATGTACGTAATGCAGCGACAAAGGAATTAATGTATAAACCTTACGTTATGATTGAAAAAGAAGTAGTTGATTCAAACGGTGAAAAAACAACAATAAATATTGGGGTAACGGGTATTGTACCACCTCAAATTTTGAAATGGGACAAAGCAAATTTAGAAGGAAAAGTAACAGTCGATGATTCGGTAGAGGCTGTTAAAGCAGTCGTTCCGCAAATGAAAGAAGCAGGAGCGGATGTTGTTGTAGTACTTTCACACTCAGGTATTGGTGATGCTACACACGAAAAAGGCGAAGAGGATGTATCGTATTTACTATCTACAATTGAAGATGTGGATGCAATCATTACAGGACATGCCCATGGCGTATTCCCTGGTAAAGTGGATAGCTCTATAACAAATGTGGATATTGAAAAAGGAACAATGAACGGCAAGCCGATGGTTATGGCAGGTAAGTTCGGCAGTCATTTAGGGGTCATTGATCTAGAGTTAGAGAAGAAAGACGATGCTTGGGATGTGACAACAGGTACTGGCGCGGTGCGTGAAATCGCCAAAGATAATGACGCAGTAAGCACTGAGGTTGTAGAAAGTGTGAAAGAAGCACATGAAGGAACAATCAAGTATGTGCGTCAGGCAGTAGGGACAACAACAGCTAACATTCACAGTTACTTCTCGCAAGTACAGGATGATCCTTCTATTCAAATTGTAACGGATGCCCAATCAATCTATGTGAAAGAAAAGCTGAAAGGTACAGCGTATGAAAACCTTCCTGTCCTATCAGCGGGTGCCCCATTCAAAGCAGGAACAAGAAGTGATCCGGAATACTATACATTTGTACCAAAAGGTGAGCTTGCAATTAAAAATGTAGCAGATTTATATTTATACGATAATACACTTGCTATGTTGAAAGTAACAGGTGCGGATGTGAAAGAATGGCTGGAAATGTCTGCAGGTCAATTCAATCAAATTGATGTGGCAAAATCAGATGAACAGCAATTAATCAATGAAGAGTACCGTTCATACAACTATGATGTGATTGACGGTGTGACGTATGAAATTGATGTAACACAACCGGCAAAATACGATGAGAACGGAAATGTAGTAAACGAACAAGCATCACGTATTGTCAATCTGCAATATAACGGTAAGCCGATTGATGAGGCACAGGAATTTATCGTAGCGACGAATAACTATCGTGCAAACGGTACATTCCCAGGTGTTCGTAATGCAACAGCCGTTGAAATTTATCCTGATGAAAACCGTCAGGCAATTATCGACTATATTTTAGCCGAAAAAACAATCGATCCGTCAGCAGATGGTAACTGGAAATTCGCTCCGATTCCGGATAGCGTAAATGTTGTATTTGAATCTTCTAAAAAAGCAGTGGATGTTTTAGATGAAAACAGCGCTATTAAGTATATTGGTGAAGGCACAGATGGCTTTGGCAAGTATGGTTTAAAAACAAAATAA
- a CDS encoding glycine betaine ABC transporter substrate-binding protein translates to MIRFKTLGLTIGMSAALLLAACGDDTGSSDNSNGKEASIGEEVGYTIVGIEPGAGITGLTYDALEQYENLEGWTLQESSTAGMIGSLDQAIRNEEPIIVTGWKPHWKFSAYDLKILEDPKGALGGEEYTNTLVRKGLEEDLPDLYTVLDRFHWEPEDVEQVMLEASNSDFDSAAAEWIQNNEDKVNKWTEGIAKGNGEELKLITTTWDSELASSSVMKQVINELGYEVNVIPVDPAIMFQAIATGEGDASLSAALPTTHDAFYKKHKEDIVDLGENLKGTQNGFVVPAYMDIDSIEDLDPKK, encoded by the coding sequence TTGATTCGATTTAAAACTTTAGGTTTAACTATAGGGATGTCTGCGGCACTGTTATTAGCAGCATGCGGGGACGATACAGGCAGCAGTGATAATTCAAATGGAAAAGAAGCCAGTATTGGTGAAGAAGTAGGCTATACAATAGTGGGTATTGAACCTGGTGCCGGAATAACAGGTCTTACATATGACGCATTAGAACAATATGAAAATCTAGAGGGTTGGACACTACAGGAAAGTTCGACAGCCGGTATGATTGGTAGTTTAGATCAAGCAATTCGTAATGAGGAACCGATTATTGTTACAGGTTGGAAGCCGCATTGGAAATTTTCAGCTTACGATTTAAAGATTCTGGAGGATCCAAAAGGAGCTTTAGGGGGGGAAGAATATACGAATACACTTGTAAGAAAAGGGTTAGAGGAAGATTTACCTGATTTGTATACTGTTCTTGACCGATTTCATTGGGAACCCGAAGATGTAGAACAAGTAATGCTTGAAGCTTCAAATAGTGATTTTGATTCGGCTGCAGCTGAGTGGATTCAAAATAATGAAGATAAAGTGAACAAATGGACTGAAGGTATTGCGAAAGGGAACGGGGAAGAATTAAAATTGATTACTACTACATGGGATTCTGAATTAGCATCAAGCAGTGTCATGAAACAAGTGATTAATGAATTAGGATATGAAGTTAATGTGATTCCTGTAGATCCAGCCATTATGTTCCAGGCTATTGCTACCGGTGAGGGAGATGCCTCCCTTTCTGCAGCACTTCCAACTACACATGATGCATTCTACAAAAAGCATAAGGAAGATATAGTGGATTTAGGTGAGAACTTAAAAGGTACACAAAATGGCTTTGTCGTACCAGCTTATATGGATATCGATTCAATTGAAGATTTGGATCCAAAGAAGTAA
- a CDS encoding TraR/DksA C4-type zinc finger protein encodes MMLSEKQLTKLKRVLIEQKRELIGDVNTNENELIARASLRDSTDELSTIDNHPADLATELYDREKDMALKVHSDDLLGQIEAAFERMNDGTYGVCAKCQTEIPYDRLQAIPYTTFCIEHSDAKTPATDRPVEEQLLHPAVDNSFSNREKDDELQDNEDSFQIVAQYGNSDTPADFEGDFDHYNDLYKDKDDEDTYSALEILHVSKEDYLQGQISKEYADEARKYDYLE; translated from the coding sequence ATGATGCTTAGTGAAAAACAGCTTACTAAATTAAAACGAGTGCTCATCGAACAAAAAAGAGAATTAATTGGTGATGTCAATACAAATGAAAATGAACTTATTGCACGTGCCAGTTTAAGGGATTCTACTGATGAACTTTCTACTATCGACAATCATCCCGCGGATTTGGCAACCGAATTATATGACCGTGAAAAAGATATGGCGTTAAAAGTGCATAGTGATGACTTATTGGGTCAAATCGAAGCGGCATTTGAACGGATGAATGACGGTACATATGGAGTTTGTGCAAAATGCCAAACAGAAATCCCATATGATCGGCTGCAAGCAATTCCGTATACCACTTTTTGTATCGAGCATAGTGATGCAAAAACTCCGGCAACAGATCGTCCGGTTGAAGAACAACTGCTCCATCCGGCTGTTGACAACTCCTTTTCAAATCGGGAAAAGGATGATGAACTTCAAGATAACGAAGACTCCTTCCAAATTGTCGCACAGTATGGAAATTCCGATACACCGGCAGATTTTGAAGGGGATTTCGATCACTACAATGATTTATATAAAGACAAAGATGATGAAGATACGTATTCCGCACTGGAAATATTGCATGTATCAAAAGAAGATTATCTTCAGGGGCAAATTTCCAAAGAATATGCAGATGAAGCACGTAAATACGATTATTTAGAATGA
- a CDS encoding carbon starvation protein A — protein sequence MNAITLVIGAICVLVIAYRFYGIFFTKKVLKINEDTPTPANEKNDGQDYVPTNRWVAFGHHFAAIAAAGPLVGPILAAQFGYLPGYLWLLIGAVIGGAVHDAVVLFASMTKGGKSLSEVMREELGPVAGFCTGLAMLFIITITMAGLSMVILGALAENPWGTFAVAATIPIAMLMGLINKFTGNLKISTILGVILLVGAVFYGPSIQGTWLGDVLTLDRETLSILLPIYAFFAAALPVWFLLAPRDYLSSFMKIGVFVALIIGVFIINPTIQFPAFIPEFLGGGPIVAGPVWPFVSITIACGAISGFHAFVGSGTTPKMLNRWDDIRVVGFGAMLVECVVGVMALIAATVLHPADYFAINSSPEAFAKLGMTVVDLPALSEAIGMDLEGRTGGAVTLAVGMASIFSGVEWFSHLTAYFYQFVIMFEAVFILTAIDAGTRTARYLIQDFLGNVYKPLKKTDWLPGAIGASALACIMWGYLLNSGDIASVWALFGVSNQLMASIGLVCGVTFVLKVADKRIYALTCFIPLVYLYITVNVAGFWMVKNVYWNEMAGGYNILNGILSIIMLTLGLIIVITSFIKWRELWAHPRFTKQATAN from the coding sequence ATGAATGCGATAACTTTAGTAATTGGTGCAATATGTGTTTTAGTAATTGCCTATCGTTTCTACGGGATTTTCTTTACGAAAAAAGTATTGAAGATTAACGAAGATACACCTACACCTGCAAATGAAAAAAATGATGGACAAGATTATGTGCCGACAAATCGTTGGGTAGCTTTCGGACATCATTTTGCAGCAATTGCAGCAGCGGGGCCATTAGTCGGTCCGATATTAGCCGCACAATTCGGTTATTTACCGGGCTATTTATGGCTACTAATTGGTGCTGTTATTGGGGGAGCTGTACATGATGCCGTTGTATTATTTGCTTCGATGACAAAAGGCGGAAAGTCATTATCGGAAGTTATGCGTGAAGAACTTGGGCCTGTCGCTGGTTTTTGTACAGGTTTAGCAATGCTTTTCATTATTACGATAACAATGGCCGGTTTATCGATGGTTATTTTAGGAGCTTTAGCAGAAAATCCTTGGGGAACATTTGCTGTTGCCGCTACGATACCGATTGCAATGCTCATGGGTCTGATCAATAAATTTACAGGAAACTTAAAAATTTCAACAATACTTGGGGTCATCCTTCTTGTTGGCGCGGTGTTCTATGGACCGTCTATTCAAGGTACTTGGTTGGGCGATGTATTAACATTGGATCGTGAAACATTATCGATTCTATTGCCGATTTACGCATTCTTTGCAGCCGCTTTACCTGTATGGTTCTTACTGGCACCTCGTGATTACTTAAGCAGCTTCATGAAAATAGGGGTATTTGTTGCGTTAATCATAGGTGTGTTCATTATTAATCCGACAATTCAGTTCCCGGCATTTATTCCAGAGTTCCTTGGAGGCGGTCCGATCGTTGCAGGTCCGGTATGGCCATTCGTATCGATTACAATCGCCTGTGGAGCCATTTCCGGTTTCCACGCATTTGTTGGATCTGGTACAACACCGAAAATGTTAAATCGTTGGGATGATATTCGCGTTGTTGGTTTTGGGGCAATGCTCGTAGAATGTGTCGTTGGGGTAATGGCACTGATTGCTGCAACTGTTTTGCATCCGGCAGATTACTTTGCGATTAACTCTTCACCAGAAGCATTCGCAAAATTAGGCATGACGGTAGTTGATTTACCGGCGCTTTCAGAAGCGATTGGGATGGATTTAGAGGGACGTACTGGTGGTGCCGTAACACTGGCAGTCGGTATGGCATCCATATTTTCAGGAGTAGAATGGTTTAGCCATCTAACGGCTTACTTCTATCAATTTGTTATTATGTTTGAAGCTGTATTTATTTTAACTGCAATTGATGCAGGTACACGTACAGCACGTTATTTAATTCAAGATTTCCTAGGGAATGTGTACAAGCCGCTGAAAAAGACGGATTGGCTTCCAGGTGCGATTGGGGCCAGTGCATTGGCCTGTATCATGTGGGGGTACTTATTGAATTCAGGTGACATTGCTTCTGTCTGGGCATTATTCGGAGTGTCGAACCAGCTGATGGCCTCGATTGGTTTAGTGTGTGGTGTCACATTCGTCTTGAAAGTAGCAGATAAACGGATTTATGCCTTAACTTGCTTTATTCCGTTAGTGTATTTATATATTACGGTAAATGTAGCAGGATTCTGGATGGTGAAAAATGTTTACTGGAATGAGATGGCTGGCGGCTACAATATTTTAAACGGTATTTTATCGATTATTATGCTGACATTAGGTTTGATTATTGTCATTACATCATTCATCAAATGGCGTGAACTTTGGGCACATCCTCGTTTCACAAAACAGGCAACTGCTAACTAA
- a CDS encoding KGG domain-containing protein, translating into MANNNKRNQNQNDGSMTVQEAGRKGGEATSNNHGREFYEEIGRKGGEASSGNNQNGNNNNNNNGGKMSREEAGRKGGEASRRNNNSNNSNNKNNKNN; encoded by the coding sequence ATGGCTAATAACAACAAACGTAATCAGAATCAGAATGACGGATCAATGACGGTTCAAGAAGCGGGTCGTAAAGGCGGAGAAGCTACATCTAATAACCATGGTAGAGAATTTTATGAAGAAATCGGCCGTAAAGGTGGAGAAGCGAGCAGCGGAAACAACCAAAACGGTAATAACAACAACAATAATAATGGCGGCAAAATGAGCCGTGAAGAGGCTGGCCGCAAAGGCGGAGAAGCAAGCCGCAGAAATAATAACAGCAACAACTCTAACAACAAAAATAACAAAAACAACTAG
- a CDS encoding integrase, which produces MQQYTNEFLYELIHSTIKDTGLTIMLKEDHSGVNMSYNFITNVVSFDAKRLVEAAGELSSIPFDQYVKTITLHELGHALDRPALDASLDRTLDYFDMRDQYSTKEIFKNPDLLGMIIEEHQMNIAFEETAWANAENLNQKLQIIDQNSFELIKKQSLSTYIKNYEEDLSAYKQLLEQTELLPA; this is translated from the coding sequence ATGCAACAATATACAAACGAATTTTTATATGAATTAATCCATTCCACTATAAAAGATACCGGCCTCACTATCATGTTGAAAGAGGACCATTCCGGAGTAAATATGAGCTATAATTTTATAACAAATGTTGTTAGTTTCGATGCTAAACGGTTAGTGGAAGCTGCTGGAGAACTCTCAAGCATTCCATTTGATCAATATGTAAAGACAATAACACTTCATGAACTTGGTCATGCTCTCGACCGCCCTGCACTCGATGCTTCTTTAGATAGAACCCTCGATTATTTTGATATGCGAGATCAATATTCTACAAAGGAAATTTTTAAAAATCCCGATTTACTAGGTATGATTATTGAAGAACATCAAATGAACATTGCTTTTGAAGAAACAGCATGGGCTAATGCAGAAAACCTGAATCAAAAATTACAAATAATCGATCAAAATTCATTTGAATTAATAAAAAAACAAAGTCTTTCCACATATATTAAAAATTATGAAGAAGATTTGTCAGCATACAAACAGCTACTGGAACAAACAGAGCTTTTGCCTGCTTAA
- a CDS encoding glycine betaine ABC transporter substrate-binding protein: MSKIKTVGITLGVSSALLLAACGDDTENKENSAGASSSSIGEQVNYTVVATEPGAGLTGLSHDVLEQYENLEGWTLQESSTAGMLSTLDKAIRNEEPVIVTGWTPHWKFSAYDLKILEDPKGILGGAENIQTLARKGLEQDLPDVYTVLDRFYWEPEDMEKVMYDAQEHGDFDVAAADWVENNQDKVSEWTKDIGQGNGEKVKVISTPWDSEFASSSVIKLVLEQLGYEPEVTPVDPAIMFQSLATGEGDVTVAPWLPTTHKAFYDKHKDDIVDLGENLEGTQNGFVVPAYVDIDSIEDLKPKE, encoded by the coding sequence ATGAGCAAAATAAAAACAGTAGGTATTACTTTAGGGGTGTCTTCTGCACTTCTACTCGCTGCTTGCGGAGATGATACGGAAAATAAAGAGAATTCAGCAGGCGCATCGTCATCCAGTATTGGTGAACAAGTGAATTATACCGTTGTTGCTACTGAACCGGGAGCAGGTCTTACTGGACTTTCCCATGATGTATTGGAGCAATATGAAAATCTGGAAGGCTGGACATTACAGGAAAGTTCAACTGCAGGAATGCTGAGTACATTGGATAAGGCAATCCGGAATGAAGAACCGGTTATTGTGACAGGCTGGACACCACATTGGAAATTCTCGGCTTATGATTTAAAAATACTTGAAGATCCTAAAGGAATACTAGGCGGCGCCGAAAATATTCAAACACTTGCCAGAAAAGGGTTGGAACAGGACCTCCCTGATGTATATACAGTACTTGACCGCTTTTATTGGGAACCGGAAGATATGGAAAAAGTAATGTATGATGCACAGGAGCATGGAGACTTTGATGTAGCAGCAGCCGATTGGGTTGAAAATAATCAAGACAAAGTAAGTGAATGGACAAAAGATATTGGGCAAGGAAATGGCGAGAAAGTAAAGGTTATTTCCACACCATGGGATTCGGAATTCGCATCAAGCAGTGTAATAAAACTAGTGCTGGAACAATTAGGGTACGAACCTGAAGTAACTCCGGTTGACCCGGCCATTATGTTCCAGTCACTCGCAACAGGTGAAGGAGACGTAACAGTCGCACCATGGTTACCGACAACTCACAAAGCCTTTTATGACAAACATAAAGACGATATTGTTGATTTAGGTGAAAATCTGGAAGGTACACAAAATGGTTTTGTTGTACCGGCATATGTAGACATTGATTCTATTGAAGATTTAAAACCGAAAGAATAA